A genomic stretch from Terriglobales bacterium includes:
- the nusB gene encoding transcription antitermination factor NusB → MGTRRKSRELALQMLFQADMGKQAPEEVTRTFWSARGEVEEGTRVFAEELFRAAGQRSAEIDALIERHAEHWRLERMAAVDRNILRCGAAELLAFPQTPRPVVINEALEIARKFSAPESVQFINGVLDSIARELGQPAAAGGGKRS, encoded by the coding sequence ATGGGAACGCGCCGCAAATCCCGCGAGCTGGCGCTGCAAATGCTCTTCCAGGCGGACATGGGCAAGCAGGCGCCGGAAGAGGTCACGCGCACCTTCTGGAGCGCCCGCGGCGAGGTGGAGGAAGGCACGCGCGTCTTCGCCGAGGAACTGTTCCGCGCCGCCGGCCAGCGCTCGGCCGAGATCGACGCCCTCATCGAGCGCCACGCCGAGCACTGGCGCCTGGAGCGCATGGCGGCGGTGGACCGCAACATCCTGCGCTGCGGCGCCGCCGAGCTGCTGGCCTTTCCCCAGACCCCGCGCCCAGTGGTCATCAACGAGGCCCTGGAGATCGCGCGCAAGTTCTCCGCCCCCGAGTCGGTGCAGTTCATCAACGGGGTGCTCGATTCCATCGCCCGCGAGCTCGGCC